CGTGCTCCTGCCCGCTGAGGCGGACGGGTGGACGGCGGAGCGGCAGCGCGTGGTGCTGCTGCACGAGCTTGCGCACGTGGCGCGGCGTGACTGCCTGTGGCAGCTCGTGGCCTCGCTGGGCTGCGCGATGTACTGGTTTCACCCGGGCGCGTGGTGGGCCGCGCACCGCATGCGCGAGGAGCGCGAGCAGGCGTGCGACGACCGCGTGCTCGCCGCGGGAACGCGCGCCTCCGACTACGCGGGCCACCTGCTGGCCGTCGCCCGCGCCTTTCGCCCCGTGCGCCTGACCGCGGCCGCGGCGGTGGGAATGGCGGCGCGTTCGCAACTGGAAGACCGCGTGGTGGCGGTGCTGGACGGCGCGCGCGCCCGCGACAGCGTATCCGCACGCGTGGCCCTGGCGTGCGCCGCGGCCGGGGCGCTGGCCCTGCTGCCGCTCGCCACCGCCGCCCCGTCCGTCCGCACGAACGCCGAGGCTCCGCGGCCCACGCCAGCCGTCGCCGCCTCGATCGATGACCCCGCGCGCCCGCAGCCGCGGCGGTCGACAGATCGGCGTCTGGGTCGGATGGAGCCGTCGCCCGCTCCGCTGGCGAGCGCCGCTCCAGCGAAGCCAACCAACGCGCTGGTACGCGACGCCACGCCCGGGCCGTCGATCGGGCCCGAGCTGCAGGTGACGTACGACGTGAACCTGGCCGACCTCTGGGCCGCCGCCCGCGACGGCGACCCGGATGCCCGGCGCGGCGCCACGTGGGGACTGGGTCAAGCGGAGCAGCGGCTGGCCGCGTCGCCGGTCGCCCGTTCGGCGCGGGAATACGACTTCCGCTTCAACGGCGCGCTGGGCCTGGACGAGTACCGGCCGCGCCAGAGCGAGCCCGCACGCGCGCCCACCGGCACCGGCCGCGCGATCCAGCCGCCGCGCACTGCGCGCAAGGCACCCGAGGCGCGCCCAGTCGAACGCCCGGTACGCATCCTCTCCGAACCCAACGAGCCAGACACGCTGCCCGCCATCGGCGGCCCGCACGCCCCCGAGACGCCGCAGAACTAGCCAACGAGTCTTACGCGGAGGCGCGGAGGATGGTGAGAAAAGAAGGAGGGTGGCCGCGTCCTCGCGGCCACCCTTTTGGGGGTGTGCCTACTAACCTTAGAATGCGCATGAGGCGCTATGTAGAGCCGTCCTCCGCTGGTTGAACCGTCTTCCGGGTGTTTAGAAGCAAATTGTTGAGAGCCTCCCCAAAGATTCGCTCCACTCCGATCGTGAGGCGCATTTTCAAAGCTGCGGTCGGCCCGTGCACCAATTCGGAAACGCGAGCGCTGAACACGCGGCGCTGAGTGGCCGTTTCAACCAGGCTTATGTCGTCATCTCGATCAGCATTGAGTGGCACGGTGACCACATAATCAACGTAAAGAGTGGCTTTGACCGGCGGTCCGATCCTAAAGCCTAGACCCACCGTGTCCCACTCCCCGCCCGTAACCACCCGGCCCGCCGGGACGGTCACAAGCCCGTGATCGAAGCGGTTCGCGCGTTGAACGGCGATCCGAAGCCGCTCACCCTGCTCATAGCGTTTGGCTTGGGATTCGAACTCGTGCCCAACTTGCTCGAAGAGTTCCTGCCCCGCTTTCTCAACATCTTCCTGCGTGTATCCGCCCGGGGTGGTGAAGAGTGCGTGCAACTCTCCGAGTGCATCCGCCGGCTGCGGGCTCAATGCAGCGCCCAGGCTCTCATTCACCAACAGGATCGAATCCAGTGCTCTCTCCATCGTGAAATCAATGAAACGCTGGTAATTTCCTCGGTCCGCCCCCGCCAGTGAGTCCAGGTATTCCTTCCGGTTCTCGACGAGGATCATCAATGGAATGGAGTGCGCACGGTACGTGAAGATCGACGCGAGAGCACGTGCCACGCGACCGTTGCCATCAGCAAACGGATGGATGACTACGAAAGCATAATGGGTGTATGATGCCTGTAGAACGGGATGGGCAGAGAGAAACTCTTCGCTCCTAAGCACTTCACAGAAGCGATGCATCTCAGCAGGCACCAAATCTACAGGCGCGTACGCGTGCGTGCCCCCGCCCGCGAGCCGCACGTGGTTGGGGAGATGCTTGTACTCGCCTATTGGGAGTTGGTGCGTTTGAGGCCCTACTTCGGTCATTACCGAATAGGTCTGCTGAGCTGCACAGAGTTCCTGATGTAGTGTGCGGATCCACGTTTCCGAGATAGGAGTGCGGTTCGTCGCGACATCGAGGACGTAGTCATAGGCACGGAGTTGCGACTCGAACAAGGCTCGAACTTGCTGGCCCTTCGAGTCCATTGCAGCTTCCCACACCGCAGCTTGAGTAGCCACGGTGAAAGTAAACCCACGATCTACTTCGTACAGCCCTTCGATTGCGCCGGTATCTACCGCGGCTGCACGTTTCACAACCTCTCGCGCACGAGCGAGTTCATCAGGAGAGACTCGCCCGCGCTCGGCAACAATTGCGGAGTAGCGATCCCAGCGCGCATGGTCGATCGACGCTTTCGCCCATTCCGAGAATGGAGGAAACGTACGATAGCTGGCATCCACCGCGCGGGGATCCACGTCATGCTCCCGGATTCGGGTTATGGAACGCGCCGAGGCTCAGCAAATAACCATTCTGCACACGGCGCATTCGGCGCCGCTTACGCCCGCACGAGGCGCTTGTACTTGATGCGGTGCGGGATGTCGGCGTCGGCACCTAGGCGGCGCTTCTTGTCGGCTTCGTACTCCTGGTAGTTGCCTTCGAAGAAGACGACGCGGCTTTCGCCCTCGAACGCCAGGATGTGCGTGGCGATGCGGTCCAGGAACCAGCGGTCGTGGCTGATGACCACCGCGCAGCCGGCGAAGTTCAGCAGGGCGTCTTCCAGCGCGCGCAGCGTGTCGACGTCCAGGTCGTTGCTGGGCTCGTCGAGCAGGATCAGGTTGCCGCCTTCCTTCAGCAGCTTGGCCATGTGCAGGCGGTTGCGCTCACCGCCCGACAGGTGCTTCACCAGCTTCTGCTGGTCGCTTCCCTTGAAGTTGAACCACCCGCAGTAGGCACGCGAGTTCATCTTCAGCCGGCCCAGCTCCAGCGTTTCCTGCCCGCCCGAAATCTCCTGCCACACGGTGTTCTCGCCGTTCAGCGAGTCGCGGCTCTGGTCCACGTACGCCAGCTTGACGGTGGACCCCACCTTCAGCGCGCCCGCGTCGGGCTGCTCCTGCCCCGTGATCATGCGGAACAGCGTGGTCTTGCCCGCGCCGTTGGGGCCGATGACGCCCACGATTCCGCCGCGCGGCAGGCGGAAGTTCAGGTCTTCCACCAGCAGCTTGTCGCCGTACCCCTTGGCCACGGCGTCCGACACCACCACCTCGTCGCCCAGGCGCGGCCCGGCGGGGATGATGATTTCGGCCGTGGAGGCGCGCTCCTTCTGGTCGGCGTTCAGCAGCTCTTCGTAGCTGGTCAGGCGGGCCTTGCTCTTGGCCTGCCGCGCCCGAGGGGCCATGCGCACCCACTCCAGCTCGCGGTCGAGCGTGCGCTGGCGCGCGGACGACTGCTTTTCCTCCTTCCGCAGCCGCTCCTGCTTCTGCTCGAGCCAGCTGGTGTAGTTGCCCTTCCAGGGAATGCCCTCGCCGCGGTCCAGCTCCAGGATCCACTCCGCCACGTTGTCCAGGAAGTAGCGGTCGTGGGTGATGGCGACGATGGTGCCCGTGAACGCGGCCAGGTGGTGCTCCAGCCAGGCCACCGACTCGGCGTCGAGGTGGTTGGTGGGCTCGTCGAGCAGCAGCATGTCGGGCTCTTCCAGCAGCACCTTGCAGAGCGCCACGCGGCGCTTTTCTCCGCCGGACAGGCTCTCCACCCGCGCATCGGGGGGCGGCAGGCGCAGGGCCTCCATGGCGATCTCGATCTTGCGGTCCAGCTCCCACAGGTTGGCCGCGTCGATCTGGTCCTGCAGCCGCGCCTGTTCTTCGAGCAGCTTGTCGAAGTCGGCGTCGGGCTCGCCGAAGCTCATGTTCACTTCTTCGAAGCGGCGCAGCACCTCGCGCTGGGCCCGCACGGCCTCTTCGACGTTGCCGCGCACGTCCAGCGCCGGGTCCAGCTCCGGCTCCTGGGCCAGGTAGCCGATGCGCGTGCCCTCGGCCGCCCACGCCTCGCCGTTGAAGTCCTTGTCGACGCCGGCCATGATGCGCAGCAGCGAGCTCTTGCCGCTGCCGTTGGCGCCCACGACGCCGATCTTGGCGCCCGGGTAGAACGACAGCCAGATGCCCTTGAGGATCTCGCGGTTGGGCGGAACCACCTTGCGCAGTTCCTTCATCACGTAGATGAACCGCGACGTATCTGTATTGCTCATCGGATCAGGATCAGGAAACGGTCAGCGCGGCGGGCCGCGGGGCTCTTTCGAGGTCCGAAAATACCACGAGAACCGCGGTTGGAACAGCGGTAAGTACGGGACAGCGGTAACTACGGTCACGACGGTAACTACGGTCACAACGGTGGGCCGCACACGCGCTGGCGTTGTCATCCCGACGGAGCGGCCCCGCCGAACTCGCCCATACACCGTGGACCGCAGCGACCGAGGGATCCGCCACACACGTCGCCGAGAACGCCGTAGCCGAGGCCCCGCCGTGCCACTGCTCCCGTCCCGACCGTAGTGACCGTAGCGACCGCAGTTACCGTAGTTACCGCAGTCTCACCTCGCGGCGAGTGCGGATGATGGTCTCGATCTCGAAGGCGATGTCCTCGGGCGAGCGGCCCTCGGCGGGAATGGAGACGTCGGCCAGGCGGTACAGCGGCTCACGCTCCGCCAGCATGGACGCGATCATCCCGCGCGGGTCGGGGTGCTCGCGGAACGGGCGGTCGATGGTGTCGGCGCGCAGGCGGCGCACGGTTTCGTCGACGGAGACGCGAAGCCACACGGAGAGCGTGGTGGCGCCGAGAGGGTCCAGCTGTTCGGGGCGCAGAATCCAGCCGCCGCCCGGCGCCAGGACGACCCTCGGCTGCTCGGCCACTTCCGCCGTCAACGCCGCCTCCATCTGCCGGAACGCCTCCTGGCCGTCCGCGCCGATGATCTGCTTGATCGTGCGGCCCTCGCGGCGCTCGATCTCCACGTCGAAGTCCAGGAAGCCCCATTCCAGCCGCCGCGCCAGCGCTTGCCCCACGGTGCTCTTGCCCGAGGTCATGTAGCCCAGCAGCACCACGCGTTCGATGACCAGGGCGGGCGGCAGTCCGTTCTCGGGCACGGCGGCGTTCTCCGGGTGAGGTGGTGGGGGATGCGGATGAGCGGCGGGGCGAGGCAGGTTGCGGGCCGCGGGTGGGCCCCTCCCCCGGCAAACTGCGCCGGGAGCGGGGGGACTTCGATTGCGGTCCTACAAGGTGCCGGCGCATGCCTCCGGGGCCCCCTCCCCCCGTCCCCCGTCCCCCGCTTCGCAGGGGAGGGGGAGACCTGAATCGCGCTTCGGCTGGCCCGGGCGCACCCAACTGCGCGTGCAGTCCGCGAAGGCGTACTTTGGGCCTTTGTTGCCGCGAGTTCAGTCGCCCCAGCGGGGCCGAGGCCTCGGGTATTGGGACCGCTGCCGCGCCCGAGGTAATTCGTGGCCGCGGCTAGATCCTTCGGCCCGCGTGGGTTGTGCTGCGGGCAGATTTGGTGCGCTCGGGCCTCTGGATGACAAATGGCCGTGCGAGGGCGAAATGTCGGACCTCTGGATGACAGGCTGCCCGCTGGATCTGAAAAATCTCCCCCTCCCCTGCGCAGCCTACCCATTACCCACATCTCTGATAGGGGTGTCAGGGCCGGAATACAAGGCGCAGTCTGCAAAAATGCCGTGGGAGCGTAGGTTTGAGGCCGCGTCAAACCCGTCGTCGACGTAGGAGTGTGTGGCGTCTACGCACCGGAATGCGCGCTGCTCCGTCTCCCGAGTGGACGCAGATGAGGGCCAAACCCCTGCTGTCACC
This DNA window, taken from Longimicrobium sp., encodes the following:
- a CDS encoding Fic family protein is translated as MDPRAVDASYRTFPPFSEWAKASIDHARWDRYSAIVAERGRVSPDELARAREVVKRAAAVDTGAIEGLYEVDRGFTFTVATQAAVWEAAMDSKGQQVRALFESQLRAYDYVLDVATNRTPISETWIRTLHQELCAAQQTYSVMTEVGPQTHQLPIGEYKHLPNHVRLAGGGTHAYAPVDLVPAEMHRFCEVLRSEEFLSAHPVLQASYTHYAFVVIHPFADGNGRVARALASIFTYRAHSIPLMILVENRKEYLDSLAGADRGNYQRFIDFTMERALDSILLVNESLGAALSPQPADALGELHALFTTPGGYTQEDVEKAGQELFEQVGHEFESQAKRYEQGERLRIAVQRANRFDHGLVTVPAGRVVTGGEWDTVGLGFRIGPPVKATLYVDYVVTVPLNADRDDDISLVETATQRRVFSARVSELVHGPTAALKMRLTIGVERIFGEALNNLLLNTRKTVQPAEDGST
- a CDS encoding shikimate kinase translates to MPENGLPPALVIERVVLLGYMTSGKSTVGQALARRLEWGFLDFDVEIERREGRTIKQIIGADGQEAFRQMEAALTAEVAEQPRVVLAPGGGWILRPEQLDPLGATTLSVWLRVSVDETVRRLRADTIDRPFREHPDPRGMIASMLAEREPLYRLADVSIPAEGRSPEDIAFEIETIIRTRREVRLR
- a CDS encoding M56 family metallopeptidase, yielding MAIPLPAHDAAPWLAPAVWLVARGTLLLAAAALAAALMRRRSAAARHLVWGLAMISLLALPALSLVLPHWELAFVSVDAIHPALLVPGARAAALAALPWGTIALALWAAGVLIALVRLVVAQAAVRALAGRAAPISGGEWKERMESAARELGVTRRVRLLRASGGAMPMTWGVLRPAVLLPAEADGWTAERQRVVLLHELAHVARRDCLWQLVASLGCAMYWFHPGAWWAAHRMREEREQACDDRVLAAGTRASDYAGHLLAVARAFRPVRLTAAAAVGMAARSQLEDRVVAVLDGARARDSVSARVALACAAAGALALLPLATAAPSVRTNAEAPRPTPAVAASIDDPARPQPRRSTDRRLGRMEPSPAPLASAAPAKPTNALVRDATPGPSIGPELQVTYDVNLADLWAAARDGDPDARRGATWGLGQAEQRLAASPVARSAREYDFRFNGALGLDEYRPRQSEPARAPTGTGRAIQPPRTARKAPEARPVERPVRILSEPNEPDTLPAIGGPHAPETPQN
- the ettA gene encoding energy-dependent translational throttle protein EttA, with product MSNTDTSRFIYVMKELRKVVPPNREILKGIWLSFYPGAKIGVVGANGSGKSSLLRIMAGVDKDFNGEAWAAEGTRIGYLAQEPELDPALDVRGNVEEAVRAQREVLRRFEEVNMSFGEPDADFDKLLEEQARLQDQIDAANLWELDRKIEIAMEALRLPPPDARVESLSGGEKRRVALCKVLLEEPDMLLLDEPTNHLDAESVAWLEHHLAAFTGTIVAITHDRYFLDNVAEWILELDRGEGIPWKGNYTSWLEQKQERLRKEEKQSSARQRTLDRELEWVRMAPRARQAKSKARLTSYEELLNADQKERASTAEIIIPAGPRLGDEVVVSDAVAKGYGDKLLVEDLNFRLPRGGIVGVIGPNGAGKTTLFRMITGQEQPDAGALKVGSTVKLAYVDQSRDSLNGENTVWQEISGGQETLELGRLKMNSRAYCGWFNFKGSDQQKLVKHLSGGERNRLHMAKLLKEGGNLILLDEPSNDLDVDTLRALEDALLNFAGCAVVISHDRWFLDRIATHILAFEGESRVVFFEGNYQEYEADKKRRLGADADIPHRIKYKRLVRA